From the Musa acuminata AAA Group cultivar baxijiao chromosome BXJ3-7, Cavendish_Baxijiao_AAA, whole genome shotgun sequence genome, one window contains:
- the LOC135642142 gene encoding uncharacterized protein LOC135642142 isoform X2, producing the protein MTNSIGEKKVIKIDVSSDTVCPWCFVGKQNLQKAMDSAKDQFDFEVRWHPFFLNPNAPKEGVRKTDFYKQKFGPAQYEGIISRMTKVFQSLGFQYDTSGLTGNTMDSHRLITYASTQGYDKQNALVEELFLNYFCQGKYIGDRQVLLDAAQKVGIGGAAELLEDPTKGIEEVQEEFEKYSSGINGVPHYVINGKYKLSGGQPPEVFLKAFEAAANDASF; encoded by the exons ATGACAAACTCAATAGGTGAAAAGAAGGTAATCAAGATTGATGTTAGTTCAGACACAGTGTGCCCTTGGTGTTTTGTGGGTAAGCAGAACCTTCAAAAGGCTATGGATTCAGCAAAGGATCAATTTGATTTTGAG GTAAGGTGGCATCCATTCTTTCTCAACCCCAATGCACCAAAAGAAGGAGTGAGAAAGACTGACTTTtataaacagaagtttgggcctgCACAATATGAGGGAATCATCTCACggatgacaaag GTATTTCAAAGCCTTGGATTTCAGTATGATACTTCTGGGTTGAC GGGAAATACAATGGATAGCCACAGGCTTATAACATATGCTTCAACTCAAGGCTATGACAAACAAAATGCTCTTGTAGAGGAGCTGTTTCTCAATTACTTCTGTCAGGGAAAGTATATCGGAGATAG GCAAGTTCTTTTGGATGCTGCACAAAAAGTCGGCATAGGAGGAGCAGCAGAACTGCTTGAAGATCCTACAAAGGGGATCGAGGAG GTCCAGGAAGAATTTGAAAAGTATTCCTCAGGTATCAACGGAGTCCCGCACTATGTG ATAAATGGGAAGTACAAGCTCAGTGGTGGCCAACCTCCTGAGGTGTTCCTGAAAGCATTCGAAGCAGCCGCAAATGATGCGTCTTTCTAA
- the LOC103991166 gene encoding DNA (cytosine-5)-methyltransferase 1B-like, with protein MARNADGVDSTGIKRKVRGRPSKKKEKITNDSSTEQEAVASFIEDLGNNLENGEEVVTRKRPKRAAACSNFKEKHIKLSDGSLLVEIKKNQVEKDEIVAVQMTKLGPDDIPPCRKLVDFILHDADGNMQPFEMSEIDDIFITAVVMPLDDNLEKVKERGIKCEGFGRIESWSISGYDDGSPVIWLSTNSADYECVKPASIYRKFYDLFHEKASICVEIYRKLARSVGGNPDLSLEELIAAVLRSVGGTKSFSSGLTSRDFVISLGDFVYNQLVGLDETSGNNDVQLATLPTLVALRDKCRRRTAFNKSSNIPNGSLKIKEGDKMEVIEDEDVKLARLLQEEEDWKSMRQRRGRRAMTSQKNIYIKISEAEIANDYPLPSYYIPSVQETDEYIFFDSDSVSYLDLPKRVLNNWALYNSDSRLISLELLPMKPCAEVDVMIFGSGIMREDDGSGYFFETGSGQSSLSVSECVDNEGIPVYLSAIKEWMIEFGSSMIFISIRTDMAWYRLGKPSKKYAPWYEPVLKTARLAISIITLLKEQSRASKLSFIDVIKKVAEFDKSHPAYVSSNMALVERYVVVHGQIILQQFAEYPDETIRKCAFVMRLSEKMEERHHTKLVMKKRVTMQKEANLNPNAVVKPLLSKRKVMRATTTRLINKIWGDYYSIHFPEDSKDSEAHDSKEVEEQQDTEEEEADDDSILVDEEKASTSCSFMHSGKFKPASKETKWEGEPTGKMDSGEALYKCAFVHGHWVAVGRAAIVEANELSEVPAILFLEYMFEKHDGTKMLHGRVMQKGLETILGNAADEREVFLTNNCMEIELGYIREPVSVEIQSRQWGHKFRKEYANADKIDRGKAEERKKKGLPVEFYCKSLYWPERGGFFTLPYKSLGLGTGVCDSCEQKVSQQDEFLISSKTCFIYKKSEYNVHDFLYIRPQFFAKEKEEDGGTHKAGRNVGLKAFVVCHLLEIQTSLGCKEPTPKSTQVRVGRFYRPEDVSTTKGYSSDIREVYYSEEVLMVPVEMIEGKCVVRRKIDFPNMEPPFIMDHVFFCEYAYDPVKGSLKQLSANVKLISLRKHTASSASKRLKGKEKCKENMQDDSDQQKGLHKENCLATLDIFAGCGGLSEGLQKSGVSFTKWAIEYEQPAGEAFSVNHPEALVFIDNCNVILRAIMERCGDADDCNSTPEAAELAAAFDDEKIKNLPVPGEVDFINGGPPCQGFSGMNRFNQSTWSKVQCEMILAFLSFAEYFRPRYFLLENVRNFVSFNKGQTFRLTLASLLAMGYQVRFGILEAGAYGVSQSRKRALIWAASPDETLPEWPEPMHVFAGSELRISMPCGVHYAAVKSTAGGAPFRSITVRDTIGDLPPVQNGASKSPIDYGSEPTSWFQKQIRGNTMVLNDHISKEMNELNLVRCQHIPKRAGADWHDLPDEKVKLSSGQTVDLIPWCLPNTAKRHNQWKGLFGRLDWEGNFPTSITDPQPMGKVGMCFHPEQDRIITVRECARSQGFPDGYRFSGSIQNKHRQIGNAVPPPLAYALGRKLKEAVESKRP; from the exons ATGGCTAGAAATGCTGATGGTGTTGATTCTACAG GTATAAAGAGGAAGGTCAGAGGGAGACCttccaaaaagaaagagaaaataacAAATGACTCATCTACGGAACAAGAAGCAGTGGCAAGTTTTATTGAGGATCTTGGTAACAACCTTGAGAATGGTGAAGAGGTTGTCACTCGCAAGAGGCCAAAGCGAGCAGCTGCCTGTTCAAATTTCAAAGAGAAACACATAAAGTTATCTGATGGATCTTTGTTAGTTGAgataaagaaaaatcaagtagagAAAGATGAGATTGTTGCAGTTCAGATGACCAAACTTGGACCAGATGATATCCCACCATGTAGAAAGCTTGTGGATTTTATCTTGCATGATGCTGATGGAAACATGCAACCATTTGAAATGTCTGAAATAGATGATATTTTCATAACTGCTGTTGTTATGCCCTTGGATGATAATTTGGAAAAAGTGAAAGAAAGAGGAATAAAATGTGAAGGATTTGGGCGGATAGAATCTTGGTCAATTTCTGGTTATGATGATGGATCACCAGTAATTTGGCTCTCAACTAACTCTGCTGACTATGAATGTGTGAAGCCTGCAAGCATTTATAGGAAATTTTATGATCTTTTTCATGAGAAGGCCAGCATATGTGTGGAAATTTACAGAAAACTCGCCAGATCGGTTGGTGGAAATCCAGACTTGAGTCTGGAAGAGTTGATTGCTGCAGTACTCCGTTCAGTTGGTGGAACCAAGAGCTTTTCTAGTGGATTAACTAGTAGAGATTTTGTTATCTCTCTTGGTGATTTTGTATACAACCAACTAGTTGGATTAGATGAGACTTCAGGAAACAATGATGTCCAGTTGGCTACACTACCAACTCTTGTTGCTTTGAGAGATAAATGCAGAAGAAGAACAGCATTTAACAAATCATCAAATATCCCTAATGGGAGTTTGAAGATCAAGGAAGGAGACAAAATGGAGGTCATTGAAGATGAGGATGTGAAATTAGCACGCCTTTTGCAGGAAGAAGAGGATTGGAAATCAATGAGGCAGCGAAGGGGTCGTCGTGCTATGACTTCTCAAAAGAACATCTACATAAAGATCAGTGAGGCAGAAATAGCTAATGATTATCCCTTGCCTTCATATTACATACCTTCTGTCCAAGAAACGGATGAATATATCTTTTTTGACAGTGATAGTGTGTCCTATCTTGATCTTCCGAAAAGAGTTCTTAACAATTGGGCTTTGTATAACTCTGACTCGAGACTCATTTCTTTGGAACTTCTCCCAATGAAACCTTGTGCAGAGGTCGATGTGATGATTTTTGGATCTGGGATAATGAGAGAAGATGATGGTAGTGGGTACTTTTTCGAGACTGGCTCAGGCCAGTCTTCTTTGAGTGTATCTGAATGTGTGGATAATGAAGGGATTCCAGTCTATCTGAGTGCAATAAAGGAATGGATGATTGAGTTTGGCTCTTCAATGATTTTCATCTCAATTCGGACAGATATGGCCTG GTACAGGCTAGGGAAACCATCCAAGAAATATGCTCCGTGGTATGAACCAGTCCTTAAAACTGCAAGACTTGCCATTAGTATAATCACTTTGTTGAAAGAACAAAGCAGGGCTTCAAAGCTTTCTTTCATCGATGTGATCAAGAAAGTGGCGGAGTTTGACAAAAGCCATCCTGCTTATGTATCATCGAATATGGCACTGGTTGAGAGATATGTTGTTGTACATGGGCAGATTATTCTTCAACAATTTGCTGAATACCCAGATGAGACAATTCGGAAGTGTGCTTTTGTAATGCGCCTTTCAGAGAAGATGGAAGAGAGACATCATACCAAACTTGTCATGAAGAAAAGAGTTACAATGCAGAAAGAAGCAAACTTAAACCCAAATGCGGTAGTAAAACCTCTTTTGTCTAAGAGAAAGGTGATGAGAGCTACTACAACAAGGCTCATCAATAAGATTTGGGGAGATTACTATTCTATTCATTTTCCTGAGGATTCAAAGGATAGCGAAGCTCATGATTCTAAAGAAGTTGAGGAGCAGCAAGATACCGAAGAGGAAGAAGCAGACGATGACAGCATATTGGTTGATGAGGAAAAGGCTTCAACATCATGCTCATTTATGCACTCTGGTAAGTTTAAACCTGCATCTAAGGAAACAAAGTGGGAAGGGGAGCCAACTGGCAAAATGGACTCTGGGGAAGCTCTTTACAAATGTGCATTTGTTCATGGGCATTGGGTTGCTGTTGGTAGAGCAGCAATTGTTGAAGCTAATGAATTATCAGAAGTGCCAGCTATATTGTTTCTGGAGTATATGTTTGAAAAGCATGATGGTACAAAAATGTTACATGGAAGGGTGATGCAGAAGGGGTTAGAGACTATTCTTGGAAATGCAGCAGATGAGAGGGAGGTCTTCCTTACCAATAACTGTATGGAAATTGAATTAGGATATATTAGGGAACCTGTAAGTGTGGAAATCCAGTCACGACAATGGGGACACAAGTTCAGGAAGGAGTATGCAAATGCTGATAAGATCGATAGGGGAAAGgcagaagagagaaaaaagaaaggactACCAGTGGAATTCTACTGTAAAAGCTTATATTGGCCAGAGAGGGGTGGGTTCTTTACTCTTCCTTATAAAAGTTTGGGCCTTGGAACCGGTGTTTGTGACTCATGTGAACAAAAGGTTTCCCAGCAAGATGAATTTCTAATAAGCTCCAAGACTTGTTTTATCTATAAAAAGTCTGAGTACAATGTGCATGACTTTCTGTACATCAGACCTCAATTTTTTGCTAAGGAAAAGGAGGAGGATGGTGGAACACACAAGGCTGGTAGAAATGTGGGACTAAAAGCATTTGTAGTGTGCCATTTGTTGGAAATTCAGACATCTCTAGGATGTAAGGAACCTACCCCAAAATCAACCCAGGTTAGAGTAGGGAGATTTTACAGGCCAGAAGATGTTTCTACAACAAAAGGCTATAGTTCTGATATTAGAGAa GTCTATTACAGTGAAGAGGTTCTGATGGTACCTGTAGAAATGATAGAAGGTAAATGTGTCGTCCGAAGGAAAATTGATTTTCCAAATATGGAGCCTCCTTTTATAATGGATCATGTATTCTTCTGTGAGTATGCTTATGATCCTGTTAAAGGATCCCTTAAGCAG TTGTCTGCGAATGTAAAGCTTATCTCATTGAGAAAGCACACAGCTTCTTCTGCTTCAAAAAGGTTAAAGGGTAAGGAGAAGTGTAAAGAAAATATGCAAGATGACTCTGATCAACAGAAAGGTCTGCACAAAGAAAATTGCTTGGCTACTTTAGATATTTTTGCTGGTTGCGGAGGCTTGTCAGAGGGATTGCAGAAATCCG GTGTTTCATTTACAAAATGGGCAATCGAATATGAACAACCAGCTGGTGAAGCGTTTAGTGTTAATCATCCGGAAGCATTGGTGTTTATAGACAATTGCAATGTTATCTTGAG GGCGATAATGGAAAGGTGTGGGGATGCAGACGATTGCAACTCGACACCTGAGGCTGCAGAGTTGGCAGCTGCATTCGACGATGAGAAGATTAAGAATCTGCCAGTGCCTGGTGAAGTAGATTTTATAAACGGAGGCCCTCCATGTCAG GGATTTTCTGGCATGAATAGATTTAATCAGAGCACTTGGAGTAAAGTTCAGTGTGAGATGATTTTGGCATTTCTTTCTTTTGCCGAATATTTTCGGCCAAGGTACTTCCTTTTGGAGAATGTCAGGAACTTTGTATCTTTCAACAAAGGACAAACATTCAGATTGACTCTAGCTTCACTTCTAGCTATGGGTTATCAG GTGCGCTTTGGTATTCTAGAAGCCGGAGCCTATGGTGTTTCACAGTCGAGGAAAAGGGCACTTATTTGGGCCGCTTCTCCAGATGAGACTCTTCCAGAGTGGCCAGAACCCATGCACGTCTTTGCTGGCTCTGAGCTTAGGATATCCATGCCTTGTGGTGTGCATTATGCTGCTGTCAAGAGCACTGCTGGAGGAGCACCATTCCGATCGATAACTGTTCGTGATACAATTGGGGATCTCCCACCGGTGCAGAATGGAGCTTCCAAATCTCCTATTGAC TATGGAAGTGAGCCTACTTCTTGGTTCCAAAAGCAAATAAGAGGGAACACGATGGTTCTAAATGATCACATATCAAAAGAGATGAATGAGTTAAATCTCGTAAGATGTCAGCATATCCCAAAGCGTGCAGGTGCTGACTGGCATGATCTCCCAGATGAAAAG GTTAAATTATCAAGTGGTCAGACAGTTGATCTGATACCTTGGTGCCTACCAAACACAGCAAAAAGGCATAACCAGTGGAAAGGTCTGTTTGGAAGGTTGGATTGGGAAGGGAACTTTCCTACTTCAATCACAGATCCCCAACCGATGGGTAAGGTGGGAATGTGCTTTCATCCTGAACAAGATAGGATTATTACGGTCCGTGAGTGTGCACGATCTCAG GGTTTTCCCGATGGCTATCGGTTTTCTGGGAGCATACAGAACAAGCACAGACAAATTGGGAATGCTGTGCCGCCGCCACTTGCATACGCACTCGGGAGAAAGCTCAAGGAAGCTGTGGAATCAAAGCGACCGTGA